One window of the Actinomyces wuliandei genome contains the following:
- the argB gene encoding acetylglutamate kinase, producing MTTSRTSSPESSDCTGTSAIDPRLKASVLLEAVPWLRTYKGATMVIKYGGNAMVDDDLKRAFAQDVLFLHQVGVRPVVVHGGGPQINAMLSRLGIEPEFRGGLRVTTPEVMDVVRMVLTGSVQRELVSLLNKDGSAAVGISGEDGGLLQARRRPASVGGEEVDVGLVGDVVEVSPQPITDLLDQGRIPVISSVAPLAEDSSTVLNINADTAAAAIAVALGARSLMMLTDVEGLYSAWPDRGSLVPFISASALERLLPTLESGMIPKMEACLRAVRGGVGQAHVVDGRQAHCMLLEIVTDEGVGTVIHPGDAPVPPLNGGRSL from the coding sequence ATGACGACCTCTCGCACCAGCTCCCCGGAGTCCTCTGACTGCACTGGTACCTCGGCCATCGACCCCCGTCTCAAGGCATCGGTCCTCCTGGAGGCCGTGCCCTGGCTACGCACCTACAAGGGTGCCACCATGGTCATCAAGTACGGCGGCAACGCCATGGTGGATGACGACCTCAAGCGGGCCTTCGCCCAGGACGTCCTCTTCCTGCACCAGGTGGGGGTCAGGCCCGTCGTCGTCCACGGGGGCGGCCCCCAGATCAACGCGATGCTGAGTCGGCTCGGTATTGAGCCGGAGTTTCGCGGTGGCCTGCGGGTGACCACCCCGGAGGTCATGGACGTGGTCCGCATGGTGCTGACCGGCTCTGTGCAGCGTGAGCTCGTCTCCCTGCTGAACAAGGACGGGTCGGCGGCGGTCGGTATCAGCGGGGAGGACGGAGGGCTTCTGCAGGCTCGGCGCCGTCCCGCCTCCGTTGGGGGCGAGGAGGTAGACGTCGGTCTGGTTGGCGACGTCGTCGAGGTCAGCCCCCAACCCATCACTGACCTGCTTGACCAGGGGCGGATCCCTGTCATCTCCTCGGTGGCGCCGCTGGCCGAGGACTCCTCCACCGTCCTCAACATCAACGCGGACACGGCTGCGGCGGCTATCGCGGTGGCCCTGGGAGCCAGGTCCCTCATGATGCTGACCGACGTCGAGGGCCTCTACTCCGCCTGGCCGGACCGGGGCTCCCTGGTCCCGTTCATCAGTGCCTCTGCCCTGGAGAGGCTGCTGCCCACCCTTGAGTCAGGCATGATCCCCAAGATGGAGGCGTGTCTGCGGGCGGTGCGCGGAGGGGTCGGCCAGGCCCATGTGGTCGACGGTCGCCAGGCCCACTGCATGCTTCTGGAGATCGTCACCGACGAGGGCGTGGGCACCGTCATTCACCCCGGGGACGCCCCGGTGCCACCCTTGAACGGAGGTAGGAGCCTGTGA
- a CDS encoding arginine repressor produces MVSSVAASEGTGGDQPGAVPGTKAARHVLIAQILSRSWIRSQAELRDALAARGVSATQATLSRDLVELRATKVRSATGVPVYSLPEVGAPGQVAVVGSRSSDSDSLSDYVTARLARWCADLLVAAEFSGSQVVLRTPAGAAQLLAGAVDDAMMPGVLGCIAGDDTVLVITRSEQDSAGLVALLLSLAEPASRR; encoded by the coding sequence CTGGTGAGCAGCGTCGCCGCGAGCGAGGGCACCGGTGGTGACCAGCCTGGGGCGGTTCCCGGGACAAAAGCTGCCCGGCACGTGCTGATCGCCCAGATCCTCTCCCGGTCGTGGATCCGGTCGCAGGCGGAGCTGCGTGACGCCCTGGCGGCGCGGGGTGTCAGCGCCACCCAGGCCACCCTGTCTCGTGACCTGGTCGAGCTGAGAGCGACCAAGGTGCGCTCGGCGACCGGGGTGCCGGTCTACTCGCTTCCCGAGGTGGGGGCACCGGGGCAGGTCGCGGTGGTCGGCAGCCGCAGCTCGGACTCTGACTCCCTGTCCGACTACGTGACCGCCCGCCTGGCACGGTGGTGCGCGGACCTGCTGGTTGCTGCCGAGTTCTCCGGCAGCCAGGTGGTGCTGCGCACCCCTGCAGGCGCTGCCCAGCTGCTGGCTGGCGCTGTTGACGACGCGATGATGCCCGGGGTGCTGGGGTGCATTGCCGGTGACGACACGGTGCTGGTGATTACCCGCAGCGAGCAGGACTCTGCCGGGCTTGTCGCCCTGCTGCTGTCCCTGGCGGAGCCGGCTTCCCGACGATAG
- a CDS encoding base excision DNA repair protein — MAGSSPLPARDILRALGAELGEAPAWLAQSPFEYVCGIVLVQNTAWTNVERALALLREATGFDPERLLCLSDTELTALIRPVGFMRAKSRALRGYAAWMLSPAGQAAWGLDDDALRSVLLALPGIGPESADVVALMVFGRRRFIFDTYGRRLLQQAGYDVGRDYETTRRALETTIGAEHLTHAELVALHGLVIKAGQCARAAGGWEVYGPRIGIGVSSS, encoded by the coding sequence ATGGCTGGATCGTCCCCGCTACCGGCCCGCGACATCCTGAGAGCCCTGGGTGCCGAGCTGGGGGAGGCTCCGGCCTGGCTAGCGCAGTCGCCTTTCGAGTACGTGTGCGGGATCGTCCTGGTGCAGAACACGGCCTGGACGAACGTCGAGCGCGCGTTGGCGCTGTTGCGTGAGGCGACTGGCTTCGACCCCGAGCGCCTGCTCTGCCTGTCCGACACCGAGCTGACCGCGCTGATCCGTCCTGTCGGTTTCATGCGGGCAAAGTCCCGGGCACTGCGCGGCTATGCCGCGTGGATGCTCTCGCCAGCGGGCCAGGCAGCCTGGGGCCTGGATGACGACGCGCTTCGGTCTGTGCTGCTGGCCCTGCCCGGCATCGGACCGGAGAGCGCTGATGTCGTCGCCCTCATGGTCTTCGGTCGGCGTCGCTTCATCTTTGACACCTACGGGCGGCGGCTTCTGCAGCAGGCCGGGTACGATGTCGGCCGCGACTACGAGACCACCAGAAGGGCACTGGAGACAACCATTGGTGCCGAGCACCTGACCCACGCCGAGCTGGTGGCCCTGCACGGGCTTGTCATCAAGGCGGGGCAGTGTGCCCGTGCTGCTGGCGGCTGGGAAGTCTACGGACCCAGGATCGGTATCGGCGTGTCCTCGTCGTGA
- a CDS encoding class I SAM-dependent methyltransferase codes for MGGSTRPFPESYWNHNAAFHGELVADAARRGGRALDVGCGEGLLVERLSAVCDEVVGIEVDPASLERARARVSGIGKAAVSQTDIMDPGAVDRLGQFATVTCVAVLHHLPLEEGMERLAALVAPGGRLLVIGLAARKSVADWVLDLLGVVPIRCASLWHHEILDIGVPTAPARESLRHIRAIARRTLPGARVRRRFYWRYSMVWDRPDRQQW; via the coding sequence ATGGGCGGCTCGACGCGCCCGTTCCCTGAGAGCTACTGGAACCACAACGCCGCCTTCCACGGCGAGCTAGTGGCAGACGCGGCGAGGCGGGGCGGGCGCGCCCTGGACGTCGGCTGTGGTGAGGGCCTGCTCGTGGAGAGGCTCTCTGCGGTGTGCGACGAGGTCGTCGGGATCGAGGTGGATCCTGCCAGCCTAGAGCGGGCCCGTGCCCGTGTGTCCGGGATCGGCAAGGCTGCGGTCTCGCAGACCGATATCATGGATCCTGGTGCCGTTGACAGGCTCGGGCAGTTCGCTACCGTGACGTGCGTGGCGGTGCTGCACCACCTTCCGCTGGAGGAGGGGATGGAACGCCTGGCCGCGCTGGTGGCCCCGGGGGGCAGGCTCCTCGTTATCGGGCTGGCCGCCAGAAAGTCCGTGGCGGACTGGGTTCTGGATCTCCTGGGCGTGGTGCCGATTCGTTGTGCGAGCCTGTGGCACCATGAGATCCTCGACATCGGTGTGCCTACGGCACCGGCACGCGAGTCGTTGCGCCACATCCGCGCCATAGCGCGGCGTACCCTGCCTGGCGCTCGTGTACGGCGGCGGTTCTACTGGCGCTACTCAATGGTGTGGGACCGGCCGGATCGGCAGCAGTGGTGA
- the argJ gene encoding bifunctional glutamate N-acetyltransferase/amino-acid acetyltransferase ArgJ translates to MSVTAARGFRAAGVAAGLKPSGAPDLALVVNDGPHDVAAGVFTTNRVVAAPVVWSRQALAPACGQEGGRARAVVLNSGSANACTGARGVRDTEATAMHVAGLLGCDPAEVLVCSTGVIGEPLDMPRLLDGADVAALCLEATPTAGTAAATAIMTTDTVSKEEVLTVGSGSARWTVGGMIKGVGMLAPAMATMLAVVTTDAVVAPGAARQALGTAAARTLNRISSDGCMSTNDTVVLLASGASGVSVSPEELEEAVTEVLARLGRRLVADAEGATHDIAVTVTGALSEAAAEAAARTVAASTLLRCAVAGQDPNWGRVLAQLGTVPEAVCPFDPDQVDVAINGVTVFRHGGVGEDRSGVDMSPRETRIDIDLHSGQAQATVWTNDLTHGYVSINADYTT, encoded by the coding sequence ATGAGTGTCACGGCAGCACGGGGGTTTCGGGCTGCGGGTGTCGCCGCTGGTCTCAAGCCCTCGGGAGCCCCGGACCTTGCACTGGTCGTCAACGACGGCCCCCACGACGTCGCCGCAGGGGTCTTCACCACTAACAGGGTCGTGGCCGCACCCGTGGTGTGGTCCCGACAGGCCCTGGCTCCCGCCTGCGGGCAGGAGGGGGGGCGTGCCAGGGCGGTTGTCCTCAACTCGGGGTCCGCCAACGCCTGCACCGGAGCCCGAGGAGTCCGTGACACCGAGGCCACCGCCATGCACGTGGCTGGCCTGCTGGGGTGCGACCCTGCGGAGGTCCTGGTGTGCTCCACTGGAGTCATTGGTGAGCCTCTCGACATGCCGCGTCTTCTGGACGGTGCTGACGTGGCCGCGCTCTGCCTGGAGGCCACGCCGACTGCCGGCACTGCGGCCGCCACCGCCATCATGACCACGGACACGGTCTCCAAGGAGGAGGTGCTCACGGTCGGCTCGGGGTCCGCCCGCTGGACCGTCGGCGGCATGATCAAGGGCGTGGGCATGCTCGCACCCGCTATGGCTACCATGCTGGCTGTGGTCACCACGGACGCGGTGGTTGCTCCCGGTGCTGCCCGGCAGGCCTTGGGCACGGCCGCTGCCCGCACTCTTAACCGCATCAGCTCTGACGGCTGCATGTCCACCAATGACACTGTCGTGCTGCTCGCCTCCGGCGCCTCCGGCGTCTCCGTCTCCCCGGAGGAGCTTGAGGAGGCCGTGACCGAGGTCCTGGCCCGCCTGGGCCGCAGGCTGGTCGCTGACGCCGAGGGGGCCACGCACGACATTGCCGTCACCGTCACAGGCGCTCTCAGCGAGGCCGCCGCAGAGGCTGCCGCCCGAACGGTCGCAGCCTCCACCCTGCTGCGGTGTGCCGTGGCCGGCCAGGACCCGAACTGGGGCCGGGTGCTGGCCCAGCTCGGTACCGTGCCCGAGGCGGTCTGCCCCTTCGACCCCGACCAGGTGGACGTTGCCATCAACGGTGTGACTGTCTTCCGTCACGGGGGCGTGGGCGAGGACCGCTCCGGCGTGGACATGAGCCCCCGCGAGACCCGCATCGACATCGACCTGCACTCCGGGCAGGCCCAGGCCACGGTATGGACCAACGACCTCACCCACGGCTACGTCTCGATCAACGCGGACTACACCACATGA
- a CDS encoding formate/nitrite transporter family protein, with amino-acid sequence MADTLADTSSNPLFPGKQFISTVLEALDTKTRMTGTIAHRYLMRAAMAGMIVAVFYVVNYAVVGTFDELTVGGTSLAGVGRVLGALCFGPALVFIYYTRSELLTSNMMVVVIGGYYRRISWWRGLRVLGMCLLGNFLGGVVFALLYHFSSLLGGSTGDQAVHSVETKLAYLSSASGIGDLLVRAILCNFMINLAMLLIYNGFIHEDWSKIFSMIMAVFVFAFLGLEHSVANTVLFTVVGVTHGIEVPLALGNVAVALLGNFVGGGLLIGAYYAYANDDSRWLRRHAAAQPAAQAEGSQEPEATRS; translated from the coding sequence ATGGCTGACACACTGGCTGACACGTCCTCAAATCCCCTGTTCCCCGGAAAGCAGTTCATCTCCACCGTCCTGGAGGCACTTGACACCAAGACCCGGATGACCGGGACGATCGCCCACCGCTACCTCATGCGGGCCGCCATGGCCGGGATGATCGTGGCGGTGTTCTATGTGGTCAACTACGCGGTCGTGGGGACCTTCGACGAGCTGACCGTGGGTGGCACGTCCCTGGCTGGGGTGGGACGTGTCCTCGGTGCCCTGTGCTTCGGGCCGGCGCTGGTGTTCATCTACTACACGCGCTCTGAGCTGCTGACCTCCAACATGATGGTGGTGGTCATCGGCGGGTACTACCGCAGGATCTCCTGGTGGAGAGGGCTGAGAGTCCTGGGCATGTGCCTGCTGGGCAACTTCCTGGGCGGCGTGGTGTTCGCCCTGCTCTACCACTTCTCCTCCCTGCTGGGTGGCAGTACCGGGGACCAGGCGGTGCACTCCGTGGAGACCAAGCTCGCCTACCTGTCCTCCGCCAGCGGGATCGGTGACCTCCTGGTACGGGCGATCCTGTGCAACTTCATGATCAACCTGGCGATGCTGCTCATCTACAACGGCTTCATCCACGAGGACTGGTCCAAGATCTTCTCGATGATCATGGCGGTGTTCGTCTTCGCCTTCCTCGGCCTGGAGCACTCGGTGGCCAACACGGTCCTGTTCACCGTGGTGGGTGTGACGCACGGGATCGAGGTCCCCCTCGCCCTGGGGAACGTCGCCGTCGCGCTGCTGGGCAACTTTGTGGGTGGCGGGCTGCTCATCGGCGCCTACTACGCCTACGCCAACGACGACTCCCGCTGGCTGCGCCGTCACGCAGCCGCCCAGCCAGCAGCACAGGCGGAGGGCAGCCAGGAGCCGGAGGCTACCCGCTCCTGA
- a CDS encoding DNA-3-methyladenine glycosylase: MGSASGSGRLALPTQVRDLLEHDPVEVAARLLGSVITSSTSRGAVSVRLTEVEAYRGEEDPGSHAYRGRTPRNASMFKAAGHVYVYFTYGMHHCFNLVCGPAGQARAVLLRGGEVAGGHALARMRRPAARTDRDLARGPARLCAALGLTRDDDGTCLGPPGSHLHLLLPTSQDQPAVERIRRGPRTGVSGPGGDGSVFPWRLWIEGEPTVSPYRPARPQPRRRG; this comes from the coding sequence GTGGGGAGCGCCTCTGGCTCAGGCAGACTGGCGCTGCCGACGCAGGTCCGTGACCTTCTTGAACACGACCCTGTGGAGGTAGCTGCTCGTCTTCTGGGTTCGGTCATTACCTCGTCTACCTCACGGGGGGCGGTCAGCGTCCGGCTCACAGAGGTCGAGGCCTACCGGGGTGAAGAGGACCCCGGATCACACGCCTACAGGGGGAGGACGCCCCGCAACGCCTCAATGTTCAAGGCTGCCGGGCACGTCTACGTGTACTTCACCTACGGCATGCACCACTGCTTCAACCTCGTCTGCGGCCCGGCGGGCCAGGCCCGTGCCGTCCTTCTGCGCGGGGGAGAGGTCGCTGGCGGGCATGCCCTGGCCCGGATGCGTCGGCCTGCTGCCCGCACGGATCGTGACCTGGCGCGTGGGCCAGCGCGCTTATGCGCCGCCCTTGGCCTGACCCGTGATGATGACGGGACCTGCCTGGGTCCGCCCGGGTCGCACCTGCACCTGCTGCTGCCCACGAGCCAGGACCAGCCGGCCGTCGAGCGGATTCGTCGTGGGCCGCGCACGGGCGTGTCCGGCCCTGGCGGGGACGGCTCTGTCTTTCCCTGGCGGCTGTGGATCGAGGGCGAGCCCACCGTCTCGCCCTACAGGCCCGCCCGGCCACAGCCGCGCAGGAGGGGCTGA
- the argH gene encoding argininosuccinate lyase gives MSTEEPRRPEPEPAPAGVGSLWGGRFSGSPAQALATLSVSTHFDWRLARYDLAGSRAHARALHRAGLLDDDQLHGMLDALDRLEDDVASGRFCPLPSDEDVHTALERGLVERAGADLGGRLRAGRSRNDQIATLVRMYLRDQARHLAGLVLDVVDALIDQAADAQDRVMPGRTHMQHAQPVLVAHQLLAHAWPLMRDVERLEDWDARAAVSPYGSGALAGSALGLDPDIVAAELGFDAAVDNSIDGTSARDVVAEMSFVLAMTAVDLSRLSEEVIIWATREFGFVALDDAYATGSSIMPQKKNPDAAELARGKAGRLIGDLAGLMATLKALPLAYNRDLQEDKEPVFDAVDTLDVLLPAITGMVRTMALDYRRMAELAPQGFSLATDVADWLVKQGVPFRQAHEVAGACVRACEQRGCELWDLSEEDLQGIDPRLGPGVREVLSVEGSVAARSAHGGTAPVRVVEQLARAVERSAGLRVFAWEGTLAWQADRPGGR, from the coding sequence ATGAGCACCGAGGAGCCCCGTCGGCCAGAGCCAGAGCCTGCGCCTGCCGGGGTCGGCAGCCTGTGGGGCGGGCGCTTCTCCGGCTCCCCGGCCCAGGCCCTGGCCACGCTGAGCGTGTCAACACACTTCGACTGGCGTCTAGCCCGCTACGACCTCGCGGGCTCACGGGCGCACGCTCGCGCCCTGCACCGGGCGGGACTCCTTGACGACGACCAGCTCCACGGGATGCTGGACGCACTGGACCGCCTGGAGGACGACGTCGCCTCCGGTCGCTTCTGCCCGCTGCCTTCCGACGAGGACGTCCACACCGCCCTGGAGCGTGGACTCGTCGAGCGGGCAGGGGCCGACCTGGGAGGGCGTCTGCGGGCCGGGCGCTCCCGCAACGACCAGATCGCCACCTTGGTCCGCATGTACCTGCGCGACCAGGCGCGTCACCTGGCCGGTCTCGTGCTTGACGTCGTCGATGCGCTCATTGACCAGGCTGCCGATGCCCAGGACCGCGTCATGCCGGGGCGCACCCACATGCAGCACGCCCAGCCGGTGCTCGTGGCCCACCAGCTGCTGGCGCACGCCTGGCCGCTGATGCGCGACGTGGAGCGGCTGGAGGACTGGGACGCGCGTGCGGCCGTGAGCCCCTACGGGTCGGGGGCGCTTGCTGGCAGCGCCCTGGGCCTGGACCCCGACATCGTTGCTGCCGAGCTGGGGTTTGACGCCGCAGTGGACAACTCCATCGACGGCACCAGCGCGCGTGACGTCGTGGCGGAGATGTCCTTTGTCCTGGCCATGACCGCCGTGGACCTGTCGCGCCTGAGCGAGGAGGTCATTATCTGGGCCACCAGGGAGTTCGGGTTCGTCGCTCTCGATGACGCCTATGCGACGGGCTCGTCGATCATGCCGCAGAAGAAGAACCCTGATGCCGCCGAGCTGGCCCGGGGCAAGGCGGGACGGCTCATCGGAGACCTGGCGGGCCTCATGGCCACCCTCAAGGCCCTTCCCCTGGCCTACAACCGTGACCTGCAGGAGGACAAGGAGCCGGTCTTTGACGCGGTCGACACCCTGGACGTTCTTCTGCCTGCGATAACGGGCATGGTGCGCACGATGGCGCTGGACTACCGGCGTATGGCCGAGCTGGCGCCGCAGGGCTTCTCCCTGGCGACCGATGTCGCCGACTGGCTGGTCAAGCAGGGTGTGCCCTTCCGGCAGGCTCATGAGGTGGCTGGCGCCTGTGTGCGCGCCTGTGAGCAGCGCGGTTGCGAGCTGTGGGACCTCAGCGAGGAGGACCTGCAGGGTATCGACCCCCGCCTGGGGCCGGGTGTGCGGGAGGTCCTGTCCGTGGAGGGCTCGGTAGCAGCCAGGTCCGCCCACGGCGGGACGGCGCCGGTGCGTGTGGTTGAGCAGCTGGCCCGGGCGGTGGAGCGCAGCGCCGGGCTGCGGGTCTTTGCCTGGGAGGGCACCCTTGCGTGGCAGGCGGATAGGCCGGGGGGGAGATAG
- a CDS encoding argininosuccinate synthase, with protein sequence MSTSTDRVVLAYSGGLDTSVAIGWIAERTRREVVAVCVDVGQGGEDLGVVRQRALDCGAAEAYVADAREEFVNDYCVPALKANALYEGRYPLVSALSRPLIARHLVRAAREFGAQTVAHGCTGKGNDQVRFEVSITSMAPDMDCLSPVRDLALTRDVAIGYAEEHSLPIETTRHNPFSIDQNVWGRAIETGFLEDLWNAPTKDVYVYTDDPTYPPLPDEVVITFEQGVPVALDGRSVTPLEAVQELNRRAGAQGVGRIDMVEDRLVGIKSREIYEAPGAVTLIEAHQALEAVTLEREQRRYKRQMEQAWSDLVYEAQWYSPLKRSMDAFIEDTQRYVCGDIRMVLHGGRATVTGRRTQTGLYDFGLATYDTGDTFDQSSSRGFIKIYGLQSRLAAARDLRSGHAEAF encoded by the coding sequence ATGAGCACTAGCACGGACCGTGTCGTCCTGGCCTACTCCGGTGGCCTGGACACCTCGGTGGCTATTGGATGGATTGCGGAGCGGACCCGACGAGAGGTTGTTGCCGTCTGTGTGGACGTTGGCCAGGGAGGCGAGGACCTTGGGGTCGTGCGTCAGCGGGCACTGGACTGCGGTGCTGCTGAGGCCTATGTGGCTGACGCCCGTGAGGAGTTCGTCAACGACTACTGTGTGCCAGCACTCAAGGCCAATGCCTTGTACGAGGGCCGCTATCCTCTGGTGTCTGCCTTGTCCCGGCCTCTGATCGCGCGGCACCTGGTCAGGGCGGCGCGGGAGTTCGGTGCTCAGACCGTGGCTCACGGCTGTACCGGTAAGGGAAATGACCAGGTGCGGTTCGAGGTCTCGATCACCTCGATGGCGCCTGACATGGACTGCCTGTCCCCGGTGCGAGACCTGGCGTTGACCCGGGACGTGGCTATCGGCTACGCGGAGGAGCACTCCTTGCCGATCGAGACCACGAGGCACAACCCGTTCTCTATCGACCAGAACGTCTGGGGCCGTGCCATTGAGACCGGGTTCCTGGAGGACCTGTGGAACGCTCCGACCAAGGACGTCTACGTCTACACCGACGACCCCACCTACCCGCCGCTGCCCGACGAGGTCGTCATCACCTTTGAGCAGGGGGTCCCGGTCGCGCTGGACGGCCGGTCCGTCACGCCGCTGGAGGCTGTCCAGGAGCTCAACCGACGTGCGGGCGCCCAGGGGGTTGGGCGTATTGACATGGTGGAGGACCGGCTGGTGGGCATCAAGTCCCGCGAGATCTACGAGGCGCCTGGGGCGGTTACGCTGATCGAGGCGCACCAGGCCCTGGAGGCTGTCACCCTGGAGCGTGAGCAGCGGCGCTACAAGAGACAGATGGAGCAGGCCTGGAGCGACCTGGTCTACGAGGCGCAGTGGTACTCCCCGCTCAAGCGCTCCATGGACGCCTTTATCGAGGACACCCAGCGCTACGTCTGCGGTGACATCCGCATGGTCCTGCACGGGGGACGTGCGACGGTGACCGGACGCAGGACGCAGACGGGCCTGTACGATTTCGGCCTAGCGACCTATGACACCGGCGACACCTTCGACCAGTCCTCGTCGCGGGGCTTCATCAAGATCTACGGGCTCCAGTCCCGTCTCGCGGCCGCACGGGACCTGCGGTCGGGTCACGCCGAGGCCTTCTAG
- a CDS encoding acetylornithine transaminase: protein MGKGDSSNQAWGARYAQAVMNTFGVPGRVLVRGQGTSVWDADGTRYTDMLAGIAVNCLGHAHPAIVQAVSDQLSTLGHVSNFFTTPAQVRLAEELCSLVFPQEGQDARVFLSSSGTEANEAALKIARRHGGPARSRVLALESAFHGRTMGALALTHKAAYREPFEPLPGGVEFLPVGDVEALQQAIGPDVAAVFVEPVQGEAGVRELPSGYLEAVRSLTTQAGALMVLDEVQSGMGRTGAWMAHHLVAPGVVPDVVTLAKGLGGGIPVGAVVARGEAASLLGPGQHGTTFGGNPVACAAALAVIATIREERLLEHVSALGAQWAAQLATVPGVSEVRGRGLLLGVGLAEGLGPAGEVAEALAGEGFIVNAPRPDTIRLAPPFVVSQEETSALTTALARVLASRREEGW from the coding sequence CTGGGCAAGGGTGACAGCAGTAACCAGGCCTGGGGCGCGCGCTACGCCCAGGCGGTGATGAACACCTTCGGCGTGCCGGGGCGGGTCCTGGTCCGGGGGCAGGGGACCTCGGTGTGGGACGCCGACGGCACGCGGTACACGGACATGCTGGCCGGCATCGCTGTCAACTGCCTGGGCCACGCCCACCCCGCGATCGTCCAGGCGGTCAGTGACCAGCTCAGCACGCTGGGGCACGTGTCGAACTTCTTCACCACCCCGGCCCAGGTGCGTCTGGCTGAGGAGCTGTGCTCCCTGGTCTTCCCCCAGGAGGGGCAGGACGCACGAGTCTTCCTGTCCAGCTCCGGTACCGAGGCCAACGAGGCGGCTCTCAAGATCGCCCGCAGGCACGGGGGCCCGGCCCGGTCCAGGGTGCTGGCTCTGGAGAGCGCCTTCCACGGCAGGACGATGGGAGCCCTGGCCCTGACGCACAAGGCGGCTTACCGTGAGCCCTTCGAGCCCCTGCCGGGGGGTGTGGAGTTCCTGCCTGTCGGCGACGTGGAGGCCCTGCAGCAGGCTATAGGGCCTGACGTCGCTGCGGTCTTTGTCGAGCCCGTCCAGGGCGAGGCCGGGGTTCGCGAGCTGCCCAGCGGCTACCTGGAGGCCGTCCGCAGTCTCACGACACAGGCAGGTGCCCTGATGGTCCTTGACGAGGTCCAGTCGGGGATGGGGCGTACCGGGGCGTGGATGGCGCATCACCTTGTGGCCCCGGGCGTCGTTCCTGACGTGGTGACTCTTGCCAAGGGGCTGGGTGGGGGCATCCCGGTGGGTGCTGTGGTGGCCCGTGGGGAGGCCGCCTCCCTCCTGGGACCGGGGCAGCACGGCACCACCTTCGGGGGCAACCCGGTTGCCTGCGCCGCAGCCCTGGCCGTGATCGCCACGATCCGTGAGGAGAGGCTGCTGGAGCACGTCAGCGCGCTGGGAGCGCAGTGGGCGGCACAGCTGGCCACGGTTCCCGGTGTCAGTGAGGTGAGGGGACGTGGCCTCCTTCTGGGCGTGGGTCTGGCAGAGGGGCTCGGCCCGGCTGGTGAGGTCGCTGAGGCCCTTGCCGGGGAGGGGTTCATCGTGAACGCACCGCGCCCCGACACCATCCGTCTGGCCCCGCCCTTTGTCGTCTCCCAGGAGGAGACGAGCGCCTTGACCACGGCCCTGGCCAGGGTCCTGGCCTCGCGGAGGGAGGAGGGCTGGTGA